In Macrobrachium rosenbergii isolate ZJJX-2024 chromosome 4, ASM4041242v1, whole genome shotgun sequence, one genomic interval encodes:
- the LOC136836570 gene encoding uncharacterized protein, giving the protein MAACDGADVAVPFVAACDRAGVAVPFVAACDGAGVAVPFVAACDGTGVAVPFVAACDGAGVAVLFVAACDGAGLAVPFVAACNGRGLVVPFVAACDGAGVAVSFVAACDGAGVAVPFVAACDGAGVAVPFVAACDGAGVAVPFVAACDGAGVVVPFVAACDGPGVAVLFVAACDGTGLAVPFVPACDGTGLAVPFVPACDGAGVAMPFVAACDGAGLAVPFVDACDGTDVAVPFVAACDGAGVAVPFVAACDGAGVTVPFVAAFDGAGVAVPFVPACDGAGVAVLFVAACDGAGVAVPFVAACDGAGVAVPFVAACDGAGVAVPFVAACDGAGVAVPFVAACDGTGLAVPFVAACDGAGVAVPVVAACDGAGVAVPVVAACDGAGVAMPFVAACDEPGLAVPFVAACDGIGLAVPFVAACDGAGVAAQSMAAGGRTGVPMPPVAGAWREGVL; this is encoded by the coding sequence ATGGCTGCATGTGATGGGGCAGATGTAGCAGTGCCATTTGTGGCTGCATGTGATAGGGCAGGTGTAGCAGTGCCATTTGTGGCTGCATGTGATGGGGCAGGTGTAGCAGTGCCATTTGTGGCTGCATGTGATGGGACAGGTGTAGCGGTGCCATTTGTGGCTGCTTGTGATGGGGCAGGTGTAGCAGTGTTATTTGTGGCTGCATGTGATGGGGCAGGTCTAGCAGTGCCATTTGTGGCTGCATGTAATGGGAGAGGTCTAGTGGTGCCATTTGTGGCTGCATGTGATGGGGCAGGTGTAGCAGTGTCATTTGTGGCTGCATGTGATGGGGCAGGTGTAGCAGTGCCATTTGTGGCTGCATGTGATGGGGCAGGTGTAGCAGTGCCATTTGTGGCTGCATGTGATGGGGCAGGTGTAGCAGTGCCATTTGTGGCTGCATGTGATGGGGCAGGTGTAGTGGTGCCATTTGTGGCTGCATGTGATGGGCCAGGTGTAGCAGTGCTATTTGTGGCTGCATGTGATGGGACAGGTCTAGCAGTGCCATTTGTGCCTGCATGTGATGGGACAGGTCTAGCGGTGCCATTTGTACCTGCATGTGATGGGGCAGGTGTAGCAATGCCATTTGTGGCTGCATGTGATGGGGCAGGTCTAGCAGTGCCATTTGTGGATGCATGTGATGGGACAGATGTAGCAGTGCCATTTGTGGCTGCATGTGATGGGGCAGGTGTAGCAGTGCCATTTGTGGCTGCATGTGATGGGGCAGGTGTAACCGTGCCATTTGTGGCTGCATTTGATGGGGCAGGTGTAGCAGTGCCATTTGTGCCTGCATGTGATGGGGCAGGTGTAGCAGTGCTATTTGTGGCTGCATGTGATGGGGCAGGTGTAGCAGTGCCATTTGTGGCTGCATGTGATGGGGCAGGTGTAGCAGTGCCATTTGTGGCTGCATGTGATGGGGCAGGTGTAGCAGTGCCATTTGTGGCTGCATGTGATGGGGCAGGTGTAGCAGTGCCATTTGTGGCTGCATGTGATGGGACAGGTCTAGCGGTGCCATTTGTGGCTGCATGTGATGGGGCAGGTGTAGCAGTGCCAGTTGTGGCTGCATGTGATGGGGCAGGTGTAGCAGTGCCAGTTGTGGCTGCATGTGACGGGGCAGGTGTAGCAATGCCATTTGTGGCTGCATGTGATGAGCCAGGTCTAGCAGTGCCATTTGTGGCTGCATGTGATGGGATAGGTCTAGCGGTGCCATTTGTGGCTGCATGTGATGGGGCAGGTGTAGCAGCACAATCTATGGCTGCAGGTGGTCGGACAGGTGTACCAATGCCACCTGTGGCTGGTGCCTGGCGTGAGGGAGTCCTGTGA